Part of the Denticeps clupeoides chromosome 3, fDenClu1.1, whole genome shotgun sequence genome, ACCCGCAGTACTGCCATGACCTGGCAACGTTTAATTAAAGTAAAACGGAGGAGGGTATACTAACAGAACCATAAATGTCGTGGTGCAGCACGGCGTGGTGTTTATGCAGCCGGCGCTCAGGAGGCCCTCGAGGCTTCCTGCCGGACCTGGGAGCGCAGGAAGCGGGGAAACGAGTCTTTGGCCATCAGCGCGTAGATGCTGCTCTGGGCCCGGGCGAACGCGTCGGCGCCGGGCCTCTCCAGCGCAACGCTGAGGCTCTCGCGGGTCTCGGCGTCCAGGTTCACCTGAGAGAAACCACAAGACCAAGTCGGGCGATCCAAGATAACTGCAACTGAAATACTGTCTTCCGCTTAAGACAAAGTGACGAAAAATTGGTGTCTAGCGGCCAAAATTTGAACCATCAATTTGCTAAAAGCCACATTGCAATTTGAACACCGAGAACATCACAGTTCATCTGTGATGGAAATCATATCAATAatgcagtgaagtgaaagtgaagtgattgtcacatcagcacagcacacgctgacatcgactatatttctatattgatattttttgccCCGCCTCTAGCTATAATGGAGAAGGCGGGCCAGACAGgtttctttgggggggggggttctaggCCGCAGGTTCTACTACAGATGTAAGAACCAGGCTCTCGGTACCTCCTGCGGGGCGTCGGCGTTGATGAACTGCCTGTAGATGCTCTCGGCCTTGCTCCCCAGCATGCACCGTGGTGTGCTCCTGTACTCCTGGCAGGCCAACCAGAACTCCAGGTTCTCCTCTGAGAACTCGGAACGCAGGAACCAGCGGAACGCCTGCAAACCCACTGAAGAGAGGACAAAAGGAGTTAATGCAGAAAACGTTCTCATTTCAGCGCTTTTACTCGTGCTGAAGCAAGAGAGCCGGCGAGTCCTCTTACTCTTGTTATTGAGCAGCGACTCCAGATCCTGAATCGCCGTCTCTTCTTGGGGCCTGTGGAGACACAGAACATTAGAACATTGAcagcttttatccagagcgacttacagtcagtaggtacactcggagacactcggggttcagtgtcctgctcagggacacaatggtagtaagtgggggttgaacccGGGACTCCATGGTCGCCTGGTTCACAGGCATGTTCAGGTTTCACTATGTGAACACACCATGCACAccacaaacagtaaaaaaaatgaacaattatcATTTGGTCCCAATCAAAATCTGAGTGAAATTGatagcagtacaacacgcagtgaGGTGCATCCTGAACCCCCCTGTTTTGACTGCAtagttaagtaaaaaaaatgtataaataaataaaaggttgTATAATTAgattaataacatttatatttactgcatttatcagacgtccttatccagagcgacttacagtcagtagttacagggacagtccccccctggagacactcagggttaagtgtcctgctcagggacacgatggtagtaagtggggttcgaacctgggtcttcataggcgagtgtgttacccgctaggctactaccatcataaataaaaaatgtaaaaagtgggCAAGCTATAACACAACCAAGATACGTTCAACGAGAACACGAGACACAGGCATCGTGGGTAGTGGACATGTATTCTGCTGTTGAGCAataaccagtgtaacagtaactcAGTAATATGACAGTAACAACAGTAATATGATTCCGcgttatttttttatactatCATTTTTATTCCTCTGTTGTGCAATTACTATATTACGAAATGCCTGTGATCGGTCCCGTATTACGTAGCTAGCCGATGTTATCATTACACCGAACGGTAAATGGTGCCAGCGCGTCCTCACTGGTCACTGGTGACTGGTCactggtggtggtagtagcctagtggggtaacatacttgcctatgaaccagaagacccaggttcaaaccccactgactaccatcgtgtccctgagcaggacacttaaccctgagtgtctccagggggggactgtccctgtaactactggttgtgagtcgctctggatacgggcgtctggtaaacgctgtaaatgaaTCTGTGTGGGAAGGGCGGGTCAGGAGACGGGTTCGGGGCAACTTATGAGACGTACCCCGTCTTCTGCCTAACGGTGGGTGAACGCCCgtcagcgccccctgctggccgcGCAATGCATGCCGGTACTAATCCACCCTGAACTACCAGCGCTGCCGTCTTACTTGTGTTTATGAGTCCAGTCCTGCTTGTCCGCCAGGTGGCTCAGCTTCACCCGCATGCCTTTggccctgaaacacacacacacacacacacacacacacactcagacactgtCCAGGGTCCGCGGTCTCACAGACAGACAGTACTCACTTCTCCAGGCATGATGCTGGTAGGTGGGACAGTCCCTTGCACATGGGGACGACGACTCAAGGACAAACTTCAGCGCCAAAAGCCCAGCAGTCGATTGGGAGTTCCTGTCCTGTCCAGTCCCTCCTGCTCATTATATACACAGGGCGCAGCAGAAGAAGAGGACAGCGTGAAAAGACGTCGCCACGGAACACTGCAAACTCCGAACGAGTCAACAAACACAGCTGCCTTCCACAATCGGCCAATCAGGACCGACGATGGACGCCAACAATGTGGGGGCCGCGTCCACAGGCAGCTGAGGCGGTGTGTTTATCGGGGAGTGGTGAAAAGTGGCCAGGTGGGACATGAAGGTAGGACAGTTCATCAGGGGGACGGGGTTTCAGGGTGGTGGATGACCACAAAGTCgccggttcaaaccccgctgTGGCCCCTGGGGACCTGAGCTGGCGTTGCCGCCCCTGGACAACCGAGCAGGAGACCAGCAGTAACGCTGCATCGGGGTTCATTCGTTCGTTTCAGCGCCCACACAGCGCCAACGGAACATCACGAATCACTTCCCCTTCAGGTCCGCCGTGGTTTTACTGATGTATTTGAAACATTCTGTTCTGGTGCTCAGTCTGAAGTCCTTTCACACCCAAAAACTGCTGATCACCTTTGGTGTCCCGCCTTCTACACGCTACATCGTCACACGGATTAAAAATACCGTTGAGAAGCTATGGAATAATTATATGACATTTGATGCTTCGGTAGCTCGACCAGCTCATCATGAAGCTCGGACACTACTGAAGAACACTGAGATGTTCTTCAGTTCTTCACTCAAGGTGCCATTCCTGGTGGTCCAAGCGCATGGAGAAAGTGAGAAAGAATTATAGTTCTGAGAAagcggtctttttttttttttttgaagaaagtgaagtgattgtcacttgtgatacacagcacacggtgcacacagtgaaatttgtcctctgcatttaacccatcaccctgagtgggcagtggcacctcgggattcgaaccagcaaccttttgattacgtggccgcttccttaaccgctaggccaccactgccttcccGTTGGCA contains:
- the LOC114785878 gene encoding regulator of G-protein signaling 5 gives rise to the protein MCKGLSHLPASCLEKAKGMRVKLSHLADKQDWTHKHKPQEETAIQDLESLLNNKMGLQAFRWFLRSEFSEENLEFWLACQEYRSTPRCMLGSKAESIYRQFINADAPQEVNLDAETRESLSVALERPGADAFARAQSSIYALMAKDSFPRFLRSQVRQEASRAS